The segment AGCGAGTCCTCCTCCCACGGATTGCTGCTGGCATCGCTTAACAACGTATCGCTTACTTTGGCGAAAACATATAAAAACTGCCCATCCCACATCGTTTTGACATTTGCAGTAGCACCGCTTGACCCTTGAATCCACTGACCTGTCGTCATTTCCACGGCGTTTGACCCAATAATATTTTTAGCTCATTTCCGTACTAAAACGGATGTTTTGCATATAAAGAAGCGCCGATGCTTGAAAGCAGTGTCGGCGCTTTTAGGTGTGACTGGCCACGTATGTATCCGATGAAATAATTCTCCTTCAGCAGTTCAGCGCGGCCGCCTATCACTTACGCTATTTTACCTGAATCGACTTTCGAGCCGTCTCTATTTTGTAGACCTCACTCTTTCCTCCGTTTTGAACCGAAAATTCTGCAATCCCCGAAATTTCGTAGGTGCCCGGTTTTTTAATCCGGTATTGAGACTTTTCTGAAATGATATCCCCCTTCGACATCGGACGCACAACTCCAATATCCTCTCTTGCAATCGAAGAATTGATCACCTTGCCGTCACTGTCCCATATAACATAGTAATATGCCGTGCTTCCCGTTGTAATCTCCAGATCCCGTCCAGTTTTATTTTTCAACTCAGCAGAAATTACAAATTCCTCATTTGCTTTCACCTGCTTCGGGATAGAGATCTGAGCTGCAAAAGGTTCGCTGTTAACATTTTCTGAGGCAGATGGGGTGGGTCTCGACTTGGCAGCTAGGGGTTCATTCGGTCCTGAAGAATGGCACGAAATTACGGCCATCAAAAGGAGAACAATCAGCTTGTTCAACATAAACACCTCCAACCTAATTGACGTCACGACAGATGGTTTTGTTTCACTAAAAATTGGTATGAATTTAAAAAAGAGGTGTCAGGTTTCGCCTTAAATCATCGTTATATATTCAGTAGCCCTTTATAGGAGAGTGAACTGCAACTTGATCTGCATCCGGCTACAATCCGGGAGTTGTTGCAGAGCGCAAAATTAATAGGAAGGGAGAATGGAGTTATTATCTACCGTCCGCTTTGCCAAATTTCCCAATCACCCCATTTCAATACGAAAGGATGTTGAAAGGAATGTTTGTAAGAAAGTATATACTCCCTGTTTTCCTGGCAGCTTTACTCCTTTGCAGTTCAATCACTTCTGTACATGCAGAAAGAAGCTCCAATCCTGAAGCAAAGGCTTTTTACGGGACACTCTCCGAAATCCAGGCTGTAACTCAGCAAAATGAATTGAACGAGATTCCGTATCCGATTGATTTGACTACTCCTCCAGAACTATTAAAGAACAGCATTGTGCTTGCCGAGTATGCCGAGAAACAGCGAGTGAGAGCAGACTTACCGACCATCAAGGAACTAATTGAAAGTGACCCCACCCGTTTCTCAGGCCACTATTACGATGCCGATATCGGCACAGTAACCGTTCTGATTACGGAAGATTCGGAATCTTTGAAGGCATTAGTAAGAAAATCATCAAAAAACGGAGATAAAATAAAATTTGAAGTAACCAAATACTCGTGGGCGGATATTACTGAAGCGAAAGAAAAAATCAAAAGAACGGTCGAACCTGGAACGGTACTTGCGCTCATTCCGGATACGATAAACAATAAGCTAATTGTCGCCTTAGACGAGAAATCTAGCACACAAACACAATTGAAGCAAACCGTTTCATCACTGTTCCTTGAAAAGTCAGATATGCTTGTCTACACAACCTTGCCCGCCTCCGCATTAAAAACGGAAACCGATAATACACATTGGGGCTCTACTATTCCAATAGGCACAAAAATCGGTGGCAATTACCGTCAAGACCCAGCGGACCCAACACAAATGTTCTATGGCGTATGTACGAACGGATATTTTGGCGTAAATGCTGCTGATCAAGACGTAATGGTGACTTCTGGTCATTGCCAAACAGCAGGCACGGTTAGTGCATGGTACCAGCCGACATGGGCAACGAGTTCGATAGGTAATTTCACATTCAGGACTACATCTCCCGGTGACGGTTCATCTGCGGCTTCCGATTCCGGATATATTACTTTAAATTCTGGAATTTCCCCAAGAGCGCGGGTACCGTACCCTACTTCAACCAATATGGCTATGGTAACAGGTGTATACGTAAGCGATACTGTAGGGGACACCGTCTACATGAGGGGAGCAAACAGTGGAACAACGACTTCAGGCACGATCAAATATTCGAATGTTGATGTTTGGTGGGGTTCAGAAGGGTACGGTTATAAAAATAACGAAGTCCTGGCCTCTGGTTACACCTCGATAGGAGGAGATAGCGGCGGGACAGTTTTAACTAATTATGCTTATAACAATAATCTTTCTGGATGGACCTTCCAACTAGCAGGAACCCATACAGGAACGCTAACAGTACACCAAGATTTGCAGAGCGGTATTAAAGCAGGAACCTATAAAGTTTACGAGCCGTTATGGACAACTTATTCTGACTTAGGCCTTACTGCACTTTATCTCATTGCTCCTTAATTTCGATTCCCCGACAAAAAAGCTGCGGAATCCTGTGTCCAGGATCTGCGGCTTTTTGTTGTGTCTGGCCATGAGGACTTCATTCGGATGCGTTTCTTTCTCTTGCAGCAGTTCAACACGGCCTTCGATCAATTCCTTCATGATCCCTGCTCCCAGCCTGAAGGCATAAAATAAACGTGGCCGTCAGCTCCATTTCCCCGATCTCTGCCCGCAACGCCAGTACTTCTTCGAGCTGCGCAAATTCCGCCGGCACAAGACTCTCCCGTAAACGCTGCATTCGGTCGGAAATGGTTTGACTGAACTCCTCGTATAATGCATCCTTCACAGTAATCTTCTCGTTAGGTGCCAACTTACCCTCACACAGTATTTCCAACAAACTCTCCACAATCACTTGGGCATTAATCAACGAACCTACAGTGATTATGAACGCGGAATCCTGGACTTCCCCACGGCGTTATTAATTCAATTGGCCAATTATTACGACACAAACATCGATTACATGCTGGGCAGAACAGACTCGAGTATAGACTCCTCCTGATTACCGTTTCTCAGACTCAGCACAATCGCCTGTTCTTCTTCCAGGGGGTACGGGGACTCTTGTTCCAGCGCAGGCAGTTCTTCAATACTGATGGTTCGATTACCGCCTTGCACAAGTCGGTAACTTAATGCTTCCTGGGCATCATTGAAGGGCTTATGGACGGAGTATATATCGGGGCAAACGGATCCGATCAGGCCTGGTGGGGGGGGCGCTCGAAGTGCGCCGTAAGCTAACGGTTGTCACAGGTGCTATTTAGTCCTTTTCGGGAGCGCCTCCATTCTAATGGTTGTGAGACACGCTAATTGAGTCTATTGGGGACCAAACCGCACGTAATCAGGCACATAAGCTCTGTCACAACCGTTAGAGTTACGTAATCAGCAAATTAGCCGCAATAAGCACTCTAGCAACCGTTAGCGTAACAGGGCTGCTCGGTGCACTTAACGTGCACAAGTTCCGCAAATAAAGTATTCAAGCTACAGAGGGTAAATCGAGTAGGAGGAGGCGCCTAGCCTCCGTCCTCTCACACCACCGTACATGCGGGTCCGCATACGGCGGTTCCAAAAGGTTAACAAAGCTCCAAATAACGAGAAAGCAAACTTTTCAGCCCTTTCGCTTCCCAATAGGAAATTGGAAGGGCATTGTTTGTGTTTCGAGACATTTCCCACGCTCCGCGTCTGGAGTTAGCCATGACAAAACATGCCCATTCTGGGACACCGAGTGCCCGGAGTTCTCGGATACGAGTACGTACCCGTTTCCATGGCTTCCAGAGACACATACGTAACCTGCGCCGAATCCACTGGTCGAATTTCTCGCAGTGACCTTTTGCTGAGGCTAGTCGGAAGTAGCCAATCCAGCCGATGAGATAGCGGTTTAGTTGCATAATCCGGTTTTCCATAGACATCGATCGCGTTCGGTTCGTCAGCTCTCGCACCTTCTCTTTGAATCGCGAGATGGTTTGTGGGGCTAATCGAATCGTCGCTTTCTTGTCCCTCAGGAAACTGAATCCGAGGAACTTACGGTTCCAAGGGCGATCTACCGCGCTTTTCTCTCGATTCACTTTCAGTTTCAGCTTCCCTTCTACGAAGCGTGTTACCGAATCCATGACGCGTTCTCCCGCACGTTTACTCGCAACGAATATATTGCAGTCGTCCGCATAGCGGACGAATCGCAATCCTCGTTCGGATAGCTCTTTGTCCAAGTCGTCCAGCAGAATGTTCGCTAAGAGCGGGCTCAATGGTCCGCCCTGCGGCGTACCCTCTCCCGTTTTCTCGAGCACGCCATTTGCCATAACTCCTGCATTTAGGTAGGCACGAATGAGCTTCAACACATATTTGTCCGTCACTTTCCTTGCCACCCTTGCCATGAGCATGTCGTGGTTGACTCGGTCAAAAAACTTCGCTAAGTCCAGGTCTACGACCCAGCGGAAGCCTTCTTGGATGTAATGTTGGGCTTGCTTTACCGCGTCATGCGCTCGCTTC is part of the Paenibacillus algicola genome and harbors:
- a CDS encoding chymotrypsin family serine protease translates to MFVRKYILPVFLAALLLCSSITSVHAERSSNPEAKAFYGTLSEIQAVTQQNELNEIPYPIDLTTPPELLKNSIVLAEYAEKQRVRADLPTIKELIESDPTRFSGHYYDADIGTVTVLITEDSESLKALVRKSSKNGDKIKFEVTKYSWADITEAKEKIKRTVEPGTVLALIPDTINNKLIVALDEKSSTQTQLKQTVSSLFLEKSDMLVYTTLPASALKTETDNTHWGSTIPIGTKIGGNYRQDPADPTQMFYGVCTNGYFGVNAADQDVMVTSGHCQTAGTVSAWYQPTWATSSIGNFTFRTTSPGDGSSAASDSGYITLNSGISPRARVPYPTSTNMAMVTGVYVSDTVGDTVYMRGANSGTTTSGTIKYSNVDVWWGSEGYGYKNNEVLASGYTSIGGDSGGTVLTNYAYNNNLSGWTFQLAGTHTGTLTVHQDLQSGIKAGTYKVYEPLWTTYSDLGLTALYLIAP
- a CDS encoding DUF6809 family protein, with translation MIVESLLEILCEGKLAPNEKITVKDALYEEFSQTISDRMQRLRESLVPAEFAQLEEVLALRAEIGEMELTATFILCLQAGSRDHEGIDRRPC
- a CDS encoding helix-turn-helix domain-containing protein; translation: MGINQRTYSDYERGILDFPTALLIQLANYYDTNIDYMLGRTDSSIDSS
- the ltrA gene encoding group II intron reverse transcriptase/maturase, yielding MRSHEEQRQQKISQESSRQREAVKPSGYVGAPSSSSAQVAPSSREANNDLLERMLRGDNLRLAYKRVVQNGGAPGVDSVTVANLQAYLKTHWETVKTELLAGTYRPMPVKRVEIPKPGGGVRLLGIPTVMDRFLQQALLQVMNPIFDADFSRHSYGFRPGKRAHDAVKQAQHYIQEGFRWVVDLDLAKFFDRVNHDMLMARVARKVTDKYVLKLIRAYLNAGVMANGVLEKTGEGTPQGGPLSPLLANILLDDLDKELSERGLRFVRYADDCNIFVASKRAGERVMDSVTRFVEGKLKLKVNREKSAVDRPWNRKFLGFSFLRDKKATIRLAPQTISRFKEKVRELTNRTRSMSMENRIMQLNRYLIGWIGYFRLASAKGHCEKFDQWIRRRLRMCLWKPWKRVRTRIRELRALGVPEWACFVMANSRRGAWEMSRNTNNALPISYWEAKGLKSLLSRYLELC